A genomic stretch from Flavobacterium nitratireducens includes:
- a CDS encoding glycoside hydrolase family 36 N-terminal domain-containing protein: MKYISHKKERVDNNAILTRILLKDPVYPSEVTLCYKVWAKENIIEQWTEIKHSEKKAVLLQKFASANLYFTNKDFYLISFQGEYLGTFRSKCTFE, encoded by the coding sequence TTGAAATATATCAGTCATAAAAAAGAAAGAGTCGATAACAATGCCATACTGACAAGAATTCTTTTGAAAGATCCTGTTTATCCATCTGAAGTTACATTGTGCTATAAAGTTTGGGCAAAAGAAAACATTATCGAACAATGGACCGAAATAAAACACAGTGAGAAGAAAGCTGTTTTACTTCAAAAATTTGCATCAGCGAATTTATATTTCACCAATAAAGACTTTTATCTTATCAGTTTTCAAGGAGAATATTTAGGCACATTCAGAAGTAAGTGTACTTTTGAGTAA
- a CDS encoding glycoside hydrolase family 2 TIM barrel-domain containing protein, producing MKKVTILSCIFTIISLVVCAQEKPTTNDWENPAVFQINREPARAAFLPYADESSAIADDYTRSPWFLTLDGKWKFNWSPTPDQRPKEFFKTDFNTTNWKEITVPSNWELNGYGIPIYTNIIYPFVKNPPFIDHADNPVGSYRRAFELPENWNGRRVYLHFEAGTSAMYIWVNGEKVGYSENTKSPTEFDITKYVKAGKNQIAVEVYRWSDGSYLEDQDFWRLSGIDRDVYLYSTANTRIADFFARPGLDASYKNGSLSVDVKLKNMNAVAKNNQIVEAKLVDAAGKEVFKKTIKINVGANSVESTTFTQNVSTPKLWNNETPNLYTLLLTLKDENGKFIETVATQIGFRKVELKNGQLLVNGIRIMVHGVNIHEHNPKTGHYQDKETMMKDIKMMKQLNINAVRCSHYPNNLMWVKLCNKYGLFLVDEANIESHGMGAELQGSFDKTKHPAYLPEWKAAHMDRIYSLVERDKNQPSVILWSLGNECGNGPVFQEAYNWIKNRDKTRLVQFEQAGEKEYTDVVCPMYPSMDYMKEYAKRKDVKRPFIMCEYAHAMGNSSGNFQEYWDVIRSSKNMQGGFIWDWVDQGFEMTDEVGRKYWAYGGDMGSQNYTNDENFCHNGLVWPDRTPHPGAFEVKKVYQDILFSGVDLKKGLVQVENGFSYTNLDKYLFKYEVLKNGLVIKTGTIAIRLAPQSKKQVLLELPKLSTEDGVEYLLNIFAYTKDGTEVLPQNFEVAREQFSISESKYFVKAVSNKGSKPAVKETKDWITLNASGVEVTINKSTGLIQDYKSNGERFFNQLPVPNFWRAPTDNDFGNNMQVASNVWRTVGRISSLNSIEVKEESGKTTVVATLFLGDVASTYTIVYTMNSDGSLTMVNTFKAGSNPLSEMPRFGMLFSLKKELDNFSYYGRGPWENYQDRNTSSLKGIYQSKVADQYVPYTRPQENGYKTDVRWLTLTNNSGNGIEIEGLQPLGVSALHNYPEDFDPGLTKKYRHTNDITPRHEVVVCVDLAQRGVGGDNSWGAMPHEQYQLKNKDYSYGFVIKPKKK from the coding sequence ATGAAAAAAGTAACAATTTTATCCTGCATTTTTACCATTATTTCTTTGGTTGTGTGTGCACAAGAAAAGCCAACGACTAACGATTGGGAAAATCCAGCTGTATTTCAGATTAATAGAGAACCTGCAAGAGCGGCTTTTTTGCCTTATGCTGATGAGTCATCTGCTATTGCTGATGATTATACACGTTCCCCTTGGTTTCTTACCTTAGATGGGAAATGGAAATTTAATTGGTCGCCAACACCAGACCAACGCCCGAAAGAATTCTTCAAAACAGATTTTAATACGACCAATTGGAAAGAAATTACGGTTCCTTCTAACTGGGAATTAAATGGGTATGGAATTCCGATTTACACTAATATAATCTATCCGTTTGTTAAAAATCCACCGTTCATAGATCATGCAGATAATCCAGTGGGGTCTTACCGCCGTGCTTTCGAGTTGCCAGAAAACTGGAACGGACGCCGTGTTTATCTCCATTTTGAAGCAGGAACTTCAGCGATGTATATTTGGGTAAATGGAGAAAAAGTAGGCTATAGTGAAAACACGAAGAGTCCAACAGAATTTGATATAACTAAATATGTAAAAGCGGGTAAAAATCAGATTGCCGTTGAGGTCTATCGTTGGAGTGATGGTTCTTACCTGGAGGATCAAGATTTTTGGCGTTTGTCAGGAATTGATCGTGATGTCTATCTTTATAGTACAGCTAATACCCGTATTGCTGATTTCTTTGCACGTCCTGGTCTTGATGCTTCCTATAAAAACGGAAGTCTGTCTGTTGATGTTAAACTGAAGAATATGAATGCGGTTGCAAAAAACAACCAGATTGTTGAAGCTAAATTAGTAGATGCAGCCGGGAAAGAAGTTTTTAAGAAAACAATAAAAATTAATGTAGGAGCTAATTCAGTTGAATCAACAACTTTTACACAAAATGTTTCTACACCTAAATTATGGAATAATGAAACACCAAATCTTTATACTTTATTGCTTACGCTAAAGGATGAAAATGGAAAATTTATTGAAACGGTTGCTACGCAAATCGGTTTCCGAAAAGTAGAATTGAAGAACGGGCAATTATTGGTCAACGGTATTCGAATTATGGTTCATGGTGTGAATATTCATGAACATAATCCTAAAACAGGTCATTATCAGGATAAAGAAACTATGATGAAGGACATTAAGATGATGAAGCAATTAAACATTAATGCGGTACGTTGCAGTCATTATCCAAATAACTTAATGTGGGTAAAATTATGCAATAAATATGGTTTATTCTTAGTAGATGAAGCTAATATTGAAAGTCATGGAATGGGAGCTGAATTGCAAGGCTCTTTTGATAAAACAAAACATCCTGCTTATCTTCCGGAGTGGAAAGCAGCTCACATGGATCGTATTTATAGCTTAGTGGAACGCGATAAAAACCAACCTTCAGTTATCCTTTGGTCTTTGGGTAATGAATGCGGAAATGGACCTGTTTTTCAAGAGGCTTATAATTGGATAAAAAATAGAGATAAAACACGATTGGTTCAATTTGAGCAAGCAGGAGAAAAAGAATATACGGATGTGGTTTGTCCGATGTATCCAAGTATGGATTACATGAAAGAGTATGCCAAACGTAAGGACGTAAAACGCCCTTTTATTATGTGTGAATATGCTCATGCTATGGGTAATAGCAGTGGAAATTTTCAAGAATATTGGGACGTTATTCGCAGCAGCAAAAACATGCAAGGAGGATTTATTTGGGATTGGGTAGATCAAGGATTTGAAATGACTGATGAAGTAGGACGTAAATACTGGGCCTATGGTGGTGATATGGGAAGTCAAAATTATACCAATGACGAGAATTTTTGTCACAACGGTTTAGTTTGGCCAGATCGTACGCCTCATCCAGGTGCTTTTGAAGTTAAAAAAGTGTATCAAGATATTTTATTTTCAGGAGTTGATTTGAAAAAAGGACTTGTTCAAGTAGAAAATGGATTTAGTTATACCAATCTTGATAAATATCTATTCAAATATGAAGTGCTGAAAAATGGGTTGGTTATCAAAACGGGAACTATTGCTATTCGTCTTGCACCACAATCTAAGAAACAGGTTCTGCTAGAATTGCCAAAATTATCTACCGAAGACGGAGTAGAATATCTTTTAAATATTTTTGCCTACACAAAAGACGGTACCGAAGTTTTGCCTCAAAATTTTGAAGTTGCCAGAGAACAGTTTTCAATTAGTGAGAGTAAATATTTTGTAAAAGCAGTTAGTAATAAGGGATCGAAACCTGCAGTTAAAGAAACTAAAGATTGGATTACGCTAAATGCGTCTGGTGTTGAAGTGACGATAAACAAAAGCACTGGTCTGATTCAAGATTACAAATCAAACGGAGAACGTTTTTTCAATCAATTACCGGTTCCTAATTTTTGGCGTGCACCAACCGATAATGATTTTGGAAATAATATGCAGGTGGCAAGTAATGTATGGAGAACCGTGGGAAGAATCAGTAGTTTGAACTCCATTGAGGTCAAAGAAGAGTCTGGAAAAACAACTGTTGTGGCTACTCTTTTCTTAGGCGATGTAGCGTCAACGTATACGATTGTTTATACAATGAACTCAGATGGAAGTTTAACGATGGTAAATACATTCAAGGCAGGAAGTAATCCATTGTCTGAAATGCCTCGTTTTGGGATGCTATTTTCTCTTAAGAAAGAACTTGATAATTTCAGTTATTATGGTAGAGGGCCTTGGGAAAATTATCAGGATAGAAATACTTCATCATTGAAAGGGATTTATCAAAGTAAGGTTGCCGATCAATATGTTCCCTACACGCGTCCTCAGGAAAATGGATATAAAACAGATGTTCGTTGGTTAACACTGACAAATAATTCAGGAAACGGAATTGAAATTGAAGGTTTGCAGCCTTTAGGTGTAAGTGCTCTTCATAATTATCCTGAAGATTTTGATCCAGGTTTGACGAAAAAATACCGTCATACGAATGATATTACACCACGTCATGAAGTTGTAGTATGTGTTGATTTAGCACAAAGAGGTGTTGGTGGAGACAATAGTTGGGGCGCTATGCCACACGAACAATATCAATTGAAAAACAAAGACTATAGTTACGGTTTTGTTATTAAACCTAAAAAGAAATAA
- a CDS encoding RagB/SusD family nutrient uptake outer membrane protein — translation MKKKLIILYFIGGLALFSSCSDNLELENPNKLTTTSFWKTEADLESGLATVYNVLVDNNNAGYWEIQAMQLKENRTENFVARNDVPGRYAVSSYKNTPSTNETTGMYKAMYIGIFRANQVISYAPQITGINETKRAQLVAEATFLRGLNYFNLVNEFGSVPIFTELAKGSSDYFKEKSTETEVWNQVIADFQHAASSPLPEIYPATLKGRVTKNTAIAYLGKAYLYLREWAKAEEQFSKLVDNEEANGLGLLDDYAQLFDGKHENSKESVFEIQFSRQGGATIWGGNPSERTRATTMAQELAPGEVGGWFELLPTKVLLDAMTKEKTVDGGFDPRALATLAWNYPGSTYYNYDFASKFGANAIWIRKNQNWWNNDEGDWKSELNEYAMRYADVLLMLAEAKTMQGKVAEAAPLVKRIRDRAKLANITMTGWSQTQMMDEIMHQRNVEFAREGIHWYDLRRWGTLEKVIKDSQVGGYLNYSAKYNYFPIPESELNNNPKMTQNANW, via the coding sequence ATGAAAAAGAAATTAATCATATTATATTTTATCGGAGGGCTGGCCTTGTTTAGTTCTTGTTCTGATAACCTTGAATTAGAGAATCCAAATAAATTAACAACCACTTCTTTTTGGAAAACTGAAGCGGATTTAGAGTCTGGATTAGCAACTGTTTATAATGTATTAGTAGATAACAATAACGCAGGTTATTGGGAAATCCAAGCGATGCAATTGAAAGAAAACAGAACAGAAAACTTTGTTGCAAGAAATGATGTTCCAGGACGTTATGCCGTTTCTAGCTATAAGAATACTCCTAGCACAAATGAGACGACAGGGATGTATAAAGCGATGTATATTGGTATATTTCGTGCTAATCAAGTAATTAGTTATGCGCCTCAAATCACAGGTATTAATGAAACAAAAAGAGCGCAATTAGTTGCAGAGGCTACTTTTCTTAGAGGATTGAACTATTTTAATTTGGTAAATGAATTTGGAAGTGTTCCAATTTTTACTGAATTAGCAAAAGGATCTTCAGATTATTTTAAAGAAAAATCAACTGAAACAGAAGTTTGGAATCAAGTAATTGCTGATTTCCAACATGCTGCTTCAAGTCCGCTACCTGAAATTTATCCTGCAACTTTAAAAGGAAGAGTGACAAAAAATACGGCAATCGCTTATCTTGGAAAAGCCTATTTATATTTAAGAGAATGGGCAAAAGCCGAAGAGCAATTTTCTAAATTAGTAGATAATGAAGAGGCTAATGGTCTTGGTCTTTTGGATGATTATGCACAATTATTTGATGGTAAACATGAAAATAGCAAAGAATCAGTATTTGAAATTCAGTTTAGCAGACAAGGTGGTGCAACTATCTGGGGAGGAAATCCATCAGAAAGAACAAGAGCAACAACGATGGCTCAAGAATTAGCTCCTGGAGAAGTAGGAGGTTGGTTTGAGTTATTGCCTACGAAAGTATTGTTAGACGCGATGACCAAAGAGAAAACGGTTGACGGCGGTTTTGACCCTAGAGCTCTTGCTACTTTGGCTTGGAACTATCCGGGTAGTACCTATTATAATTATGATTTTGCATCAAAGTTTGGGGCAAATGCTATATGGATTAGAAAAAATCAAAACTGGTGGAACAATGATGAAGGAGATTGGAAATCTGAGTTGAATGAATATGCAATGCGTTATGCTGATGTTCTTTTAATGCTTGCTGAAGCAAAAACAATGCAAGGAAAAGTAGCCGAAGCCGCACCTTTGGTAAAAAGAATCAGAGATAGAGCGAAGTTAGCTAATATCACGATGACAGGATGGAGTCAAACTCAAATGATGGATGAAATCATGCACCAAAGAAATGTTGAATTTGCTCGTGAAGGGATTCACTGGTATGATTTAAGAAGATGGGGTACTTTAGAAAAAGTAATCAAAGATAGTCAAGTTGGCGGTTATCTTAATTACTCAGCAAAATACAACTACTTTCCTATTCCAGAAAGTGAGTTGAATAACAACCCAAAAATGACCCAAAATGCCAATTGGTAA
- a CDS encoding SusC/RagA family TonB-linked outer membrane protein, with translation MKNMKNVNQMSRIKAFLTSKLTLSLVIMVSCISLQAQNTITGSVGDQKTSQSVIGVSVSVKGTKNATITDVDGNYKLNVADTNATLVFSYIGYVTVEEAIAGRQVINVLLKEENNTLNEVVVIGYGTVKKSDLTGAVGGLKATQLDSQSNTNLGSAIQGKIAGVTVESAGGAPGSGTRIQIRGAGSLNNNNPLILVDDIAVASMNNLNPNDIESIQVLKDASAAAIYGSRAANGVILITTKSGKKGEMKVSFDSFYGIASVTKKLDLLNQEQWAKVSNAAYSAAGKAPLAIAQNPEVPGAGINWQNEIFRAAPTQNYSLGFSGGSDNLKYNMSLSYFNQEGVIKKTNYDRVNLRIKSDYKKGIFKIGETVMLTKEKRNDLPGIPGQGRNILGAAISMIPGFAIYNENAVGGYGGASGAVTDIFNPVAALNLIDVKNDYYQALINTYAEASFFDGFKYKLNVGVTASEHKSYNYTPRYEVGGFFKNSKNTLAEGSNLNQYYQIENTLNYSKNFGKHSVNLLLGHTIYENNFRSISGSVQGMPDGIFVLAGAEQPAISGYATENKLISYLGRAIYSYDNKYILTATFRRDGSSRFSPENKWGNFPSISAAWGIGKEQFFKNLGLPVSEFKIRTSYGILGNQEIGDYQYLGAITSGISYGTGEPNTLWIGNIQTDYPAIGLKWESTSTANVGFDLGLWNGKLDFTFDYFQKNTSDLLLRVPIPLSVGSSNDPYTNAGKVSNKGFEMGLTYNQKVGEVNFSITSNISSVKNRVEELSTGSQILEGSRGAFHGSAVTYSKVGYPIYSFFLVKTDGLFRTQEELDAHNLNGNPIQPRAEIGDIRYVDFNGDGKIDAGDRQFRGSAFPDFEYGFRLQADWKGIDMTLALQGVQGNKIYNGNNTDLATVKANINYASSTLNSFTFNPNSNFPRLNIDDPNDNGADYSDRFLENGSYLRLKTIQLGYTFPNDLSQKLSIDRCRFYVAGDNLFTSTKYTGYNPDVSADALGGRGIDYKSYPLSKTIIFGMQLNF, from the coding sequence ATGAAAAACATGAAGAATGTAAATCAGATGTCAAGAATAAAAGCATTCTTAACATCTAAACTCACTCTGTCATTAGTCATTATGGTCTCTTGTATTAGCTTGCAGGCTCAAAATACTATTACAGGTTCTGTTGGAGATCAAAAAACATCCCAGTCAGTCATTGGAGTTTCAGTATCTGTCAAAGGAACAAAGAATGCAACCATAACAGATGTTGATGGTAATTATAAATTAAATGTTGCGGATACTAATGCTACATTAGTGTTCTCTTATATCGGATATGTTACAGTTGAAGAGGCTATTGCCGGTAGACAAGTGATAAATGTTTTGCTTAAAGAAGAAAACAACACATTAAACGAAGTAGTGGTAATTGGATACGGTACTGTTAAGAAAAGTGATTTAACAGGAGCTGTTGGAGGATTAAAGGCAACACAATTAGATTCTCAAAGTAATACGAATTTAGGGAGTGCAATACAAGGTAAAATTGCCGGTGTTACTGTAGAGTCTGCTGGTGGTGCCCCTGGTTCTGGAACCAGAATTCAGATTAGAGGTGCAGGATCATTAAACAATAACAATCCTTTGATATTAGTAGATGATATCGCAGTTGCCTCTATGAACAATCTGAATCCAAATGACATCGAATCAATTCAAGTTTTGAAAGACGCTTCTGCTGCAGCAATTTATGGGTCAAGAGCTGCAAATGGTGTGATTTTGATTACCACAAAGAGTGGAAAGAAAGGGGAGATGAAAGTGAGCTTTGACTCTTTTTATGGGATTGCCAGTGTGACTAAAAAACTAGATTTGTTAAATCAAGAACAATGGGCAAAGGTAAGTAATGCGGCCTATAGTGCAGCAGGAAAAGCACCATTAGCCATTGCGCAAAACCCTGAAGTTCCTGGAGCAGGAATTAATTGGCAGAATGAAATTTTCAGAGCAGCTCCTACACAAAACTATTCATTAGGGTTTTCTGGAGGTTCAGATAATTTAAAATATAATATGTCTTTGAGTTACTTTAATCAAGAAGGAGTCATCAAGAAAACGAATTATGACCGTGTTAACTTAAGAATTAAATCGGATTACAAAAAAGGTATTTTTAAAATCGGAGAAACAGTAATGTTGACCAAAGAAAAAAGAAATGATTTACCAGGAATACCAGGACAAGGAAGAAATATTCTTGGAGCTGCTATTTCTATGATTCCAGGGTTTGCAATTTATAATGAAAATGCAGTAGGAGGATATGGTGGAGCATCAGGTGCAGTTACGGATATATTCAATCCAGTGGCAGCTTTGAATCTTATTGATGTTAAAAATGATTACTACCAAGCATTGATTAATACTTATGCAGAAGCAAGTTTCTTTGACGGTTTTAAATATAAATTAAATGTTGGGGTAACTGCTTCAGAACATAAAAGTTATAACTATACACCACGTTATGAAGTGGGTGGATTCTTCAAGAATTCAAAAAATACTTTAGCGGAAGGAAGTAACTTAAACCAATACTATCAAATAGAAAATACTTTAAACTATTCTAAAAATTTTGGTAAGCATTCGGTAAACTTATTGTTAGGACATACTATTTATGAAAATAATTTCCGTTCTATTTCAGGTTCCGTTCAAGGTATGCCTGATGGTATATTTGTTTTGGCAGGTGCTGAACAACCAGCTATTTCAGGGTATGCTACTGAGAATAAATTGATTTCTTATCTTGGACGTGCGATATATTCGTATGATAACAAATATATCCTTACGGCAACTTTTAGACGTGATGGTTCCTCTCGTTTTAGCCCAGAAAATAAATGGGGAAATTTCCCTTCCATTTCTGCAGCATGGGGAATAGGAAAAGAACAGTTTTTCAAAAATTTAGGTTTGCCTGTGTCTGAATTCAAAATACGTACTAGTTATGGTATTTTAGGAAATCAAGAAATTGGAGATTACCAGTATCTTGGGGCAATTACATCAGGAATAAGTTATGGTACAGGAGAACCAAATACACTTTGGATAGGAAACATTCAAACAGATTATCCTGCGATTGGATTAAAATGGGAATCAACTTCAACGGCTAATGTTGGTTTTGATTTAGGGTTATGGAATGGTAAATTAGATTTTACTTTTGATTACTTCCAAAAAAACACTTCCGATTTACTTTTACGTGTGCCAATTCCATTGTCAGTAGGTTCTAGTAATGACCCTTACACTAATGCAGGAAAGGTTTCAAATAAAGGTTTTGAAATGGGATTAACATACAATCAAAAAGTTGGAGAAGTTAATTTCTCTATAACTTCTAATATTTCAAGTGTAAAAAATCGTGTTGAAGAATTGAGTACTGGAAGCCAGATTCTTGAAGGTTCTAGAGGAGCATTTCATGGATCAGCAGTGACATACAGCAAAGTAGGATATCCTATTTATTCTTTTTTCCTTGTTAAGACTGACGGATTATTCAGAACACAAGAAGAACTGGATGCACATAATTTGAATGGAAATCCTATTCAGCCTAGAGCCGAAATTGGAGACATCAGATATGTTGATTTTAATGGAGATGGAAAAATTGATGCTGGAGACAGACAATTTAGAGGTAGTGCTTTTCCTGATTTTGAATACGGATTCCGTCTTCAAGCAGATTGGAAAGGAATTGATATGACCCTTGCTCTTCAAGGAGTTCAAGGAAATAAAATATATAATGGAAATAATACTGACTTAGCAACAGTAAAAGCAAATATAAATTATGCTAGTTCAACTTTAAATTCATTTACTTTTAATCCAAACTCTAATTTTCCAAGATTAAATATTGATGATCCAAATGATAATGGTGCTGATTACTCAGATCGTTTCCTTGAAAATGGATCTTATCTTAGATTAAAAACGATTCAATTAGGATATACGTTTCCTAATGACTTAAGTCAAAAATTATCAATTGACAGATGTCGATTCTATGTTGCAGGTGATAATCTTTTTACTTCTACTAAATACACAGGATACAATCCAGACGTTTCGGCTGATGCACTTGGAGGTAGAGGAATCGATTATAAATCATATCCATTAAGCAAAACCATTATTTTTGGGATGCAACTTAACTTTTAA
- a CDS encoding GntR family transcriptional regulator has product MKIINIQNNQGVPKYKQIILSIEKTIEEGHLKKDEKLPSIIKVCLEFSLSRDTVLQAYEELKKRGIIYAILGKGYYVKSTEVRIKQRIFLLFDELNIFKEDLYNSFLENIGKDVQEDIFFHNFNTQVFQKLINDSNGNYTKYIIMPTNLVAAASIIKTLPVG; this is encoded by the coding sequence ATGAAAATCATAAATATTCAGAATAATCAGGGTGTCCCAAAGTACAAACAGATCATTTTATCGATAGAGAAAACGATTGAGGAAGGCCATTTAAAAAAAGACGAAAAACTCCCCTCCATAATCAAAGTATGTCTGGAATTTTCCTTGTCCCGTGATACCGTTTTACAGGCCTATGAAGAATTGAAAAAAAGGGGAATAATCTACGCTATTCTTGGGAAAGGGTACTATGTAAAAAGTACTGAAGTCCGAATTAAACAGCGAATTTTTCTACTTTTCGACGAGTTAAATATTTTCAAAGAAGACCTCTATAATTCCTTTTTAGAAAACATTGGAAAAGATGTTCAGGAGGACATTTTCTTTCATAATTTCAACACCCAGGTTTTCCAGAAACTGATAAACGACAGTAACGGTAACTACACGAAATACATCATCATGCCAACCAATTTAGTTGCCGCCGCATCGATAATCAAAACCCTACCAGTTGGCTGA
- a CDS encoding glycoside hydrolase family 88 protein: MKKRILFLSLCLLLSSITFAQQTFDRKEVLAQMELANKYFMDKWPDTGKTIVTNKERPSNIWTRGVYYEGLMALHEINPKQVYYDYAYSWAEFHKWGFRNGNANRNADDYCAAQTYIDLYNIEPDAKKLKNTRQCINMLLNTPQLNDWSWIDAIQMGMPVFAKLGVLDKDNRYFGRANLAIT, translated from the coding sequence ATGAAAAAAAGGATTTTGTTTTTAAGTTTATGTTTGCTGTTAAGCAGCATAACTTTTGCCCAACAAACATTTGATAGAAAAGAAGTATTGGCTCAAATGGAATTGGCTAATAAATACTTTATGGACAAATGGCCAGACACTGGAAAGACAATTGTAACTAATAAAGAGCGTCCTAGTAATATTTGGACTCGTGGTGTTTATTACGAAGGATTAATGGCTTTACATGAAATTAATCCTAAACAAGTTTACTATGATTATGCCTATTCATGGGCAGAATTTCATAAATGGGGATTTAGAAATGGAAATGCCAATAGAAATGCGGATGATTATTGTGCTGCACAAACCTATATTGATTTGTATAACATAGAGCCTGATGCCAAAAAACTAAAAAACACCAGACAATGCATCAATATGCTGTTGAATACCCCGCAACTAAATGATTGGTCTTGGATTGATGCGATTCAAATGGGAATGCCTGTTTTTGCTAAACTGGGTGTTTTAGATAAAGACAATCGTTATTTTGGACGTGCTAACTTAGCCATCACATAA